In Piliocolobus tephrosceles isolate RC106 chromosome 6, ASM277652v3, whole genome shotgun sequence, the following are encoded in one genomic region:
- the LOC111554713 gene encoding olfactory receptor 4E1 has protein sequence MEEAVLLNQTSLVTYFRLRGLSVNQKAQIAMFSMFLIFYILTLIGNILIVITIIYDHRLHTPMYFFLSNLSFIDVCHSTVTVPKMLRDTWSEEKLISFDACVTQMFFLHLFACTEIFLLTVMAYDRYVAICKPLQYMIVMNWKVCMLLAVALWTGGTIHSIALTSLTIKLPYCGLDEIDNFFCDVPQVIKLACTDTHVIEILIVSNSGLISVVCFVVLVVSYAVILVSLRQQISKGRRKALSTCAAHLTVVTLFLGHCIFIYSRPSTSLPEDKVVSVFFTAVTPLLNPVIYTLRNEEMKSAFNKLAGRKERKEEK, from the coding sequence ATGGAAGAGGCTGTCCTACTCAATCAAACTTCTTTAGTGACATATTTTCGGCTTAGAGGTTTATCTGTAAATCAGAAGGCACAAATAGCTATGTTTTCCATGTTCCTCATTTTTTATATCCTGACACTGATTGGGAACATTCTCATTGTCATAACTATTATCTATGACCACCGACTTCATACCCCCATGTATTTCTTCCTCAGCAACCTGTCCTTTATTGATGTCTGCCACTCCACTGTCACTGTCCCCAAGATGCTGAGAGACACCTGGTCAGAGGAAAAGCTCATCTCTTTTGATGCCTGTGTTACCCAGATGTTCTTCTTGCACCTCTTTGCCTGCACAGAGATCTTCCTCCTCACCGTCATGGCCTATGATCGGTATGTGGCCATTTGTAAACCCCTGCAGTACATGATAGTGATGAACTGGAAGGTATGCATGCTACTGGCTGTGGCCCTCTGGACAGGAGGGACCATCCACTCCATAGCCCTCACCTCCCTCACCATCAAGCTGCCCTACTGTGGTCTTGATGAGATTGACAACTTCTTCTGTGATGTACCTCAGGTGATCAAGCTGGCCTGCACTGACACCCACGTCATTGAGATCCTCATAGTCTCCAACAGTGGACTGATCTCCGTGGTCTGTTTTGTGGTCCTGGTGGTGTCCTACGCAGTTATCCTGGTGAGTCTGAGGCAGCAGATCTCCAAGGGCAGGCGGAAGGCCCTGTCCACCTGTGCAGCCCATCTCACCGTAGTTACACTGTTCCTGGGTCACTGCATCTTCATCTATTCCCGCCCATCCACCAGCCTCCCAGAGGACAAGGTGGTATCTGTGTTTTTCACTGCAGTCACCCCCCTGCTGAACCCCGTTATCTATACCCTtaggaatgaagaaatgaagagtgCCTTCAACAAGTTAGcggggagaaaggagaggaaagaagaaaaatga